The genomic window TACTTGTCCGGCCAGGTGCGGGCGAGGGAGGCTTCCCGAACGGCCTTGGAGGGGACGCAGCCCTCCGCCAGGCAGTCGCCGCCGAGATTCCCGATCGGGTCGGCCATGACCACGGATTTGCCGTTTCGGGCGAGACGAAAGGCGGCCGGATATCCGCCTCCCCCAGCCCCGAGAATCATCACGTCGATGTTGGATTCGGTCACCATGTCACAGCCGCCTGCGCCGTCGCTGTCCGCAGTGTTGCAAGATCATCCGGCACACACACATAGAATTACAAGCAGGAAAGAAGGAGAGTCGCTTGTCCCAGGCTCTCCGTCTGTTTTCTCCAGTCGAATTGGTCTTGGTTGAGTGGTGCAAAATGGGCGACTCTTCGGACAACGGCCTCGTCCGCGCGATCTTTGCGCCGGCCAGGTGTTACAGGCAGATCTTGGGTCGCGGCTCCAGCCCCATCGTGCATGGATGGCGAAAGATCGCCTTTATCCGGGGGGGTACATTTCGACGGTGGATCAAGACCCGCCTCACGGACTGTCACGAGGGTGGGTTCCGTGCGTTCTATCGAGCGATCACAAAAGTGGTGGCGGGGGGAGGATTTGAACCTCCGACCTTCAGGTTATGAGCCTGACGAGCTACCGGGCTGCTCCACCCCGCGATCTTGAGTGCAAAATAGTTTGTGCAAGGAATGGGCTCCCGGCAAGCGGAAAAAGTCGGCGTCCGCTACTGGGACTGCTGAATCTTCGCAAGGATATGGCTCTTCGAAGCCGCACCCACTTGGCGGCCTTTGACCTCGCCGTCCTTGACGATCAGGAGGGTCGGAATCGACTGGATCGAGAAGCGGTAGGCGAGCTCTTGCTCCTGGTCGACGTTGACCTTGCCGAACTTCACTTTTCCCGCAAGCTCGCCGGCGAGCTCGTCGATGACCGGTGCGACCATGCGACAAGGCCCGCACCATTCCGCCCAGAAGTCGAGTACCACCGGGATGGGGGATTGGGTCACTTCCTGATCAAAATTGGCGTTGGTGATTTCGTGGACGGGACCAGCCATGAAAACCTCCTGAATCGGGTTCGCTGCCGCTC from Methylacidimicrobium sp. B4 includes these protein-coding regions:
- the trxA gene encoding thioredoxin; this translates as MAGPVHEITNANFDQEVTQSPIPVVLDFWAEWCGPCRMVAPVIDELAGELAGKVKFGKVNVDQEQELAYRFSIQSIPTLLIVKDGEVKGRQVGAASKSHILAKIQQSQ